In the genome of Sardina pilchardus chromosome 14, fSarPil1.1, whole genome shotgun sequence, the window TCCATCAATACATCCAGAGAGTGCCAGGCCAAATGGTTTCAGCTTATCATAGCCATGTAGTTTGGGCCCATGGAGTGGTATGTGCGCCTCGTAAACCTCCGGCGTGTTCTCAATGTTGTCCCTTGTGGATTAAGCTGTTTCAGTAGCCTCATCAAAACATCACGTTTGACGTGCATCCTGTGTTTTTGCTGGAGAACCTGCCACCTTGTTCGATAGCCGAACAGTCTCCCTGGTCCTTCCAGCTATATATGCCTCACATCAGGGAGTGGGGAATAGTTGGATCTTCTGTACAGCCCTGCTTCCTTTAAACGGGTTTTCAAAGTACGCAGACTCATGTTTATGTTATGATATGTAGACAGCATGTCCAATATCACTTCATATTCATGACCAGCATCAAAATGTTGTTTAATAGCAGCGCGTACCTCATCTGTGGCGCTCATTGTTTCGAAAAACTTCGGTAACGCACAGAGCAGTTCTCCAATCAGCGACGATCGCCCAAGGGTAGCCTAAGAGTTTTATTGTCAGTATGCCATTAAATCTTCAAAttatttcagcctgcatgtctttttaaatattttaatgaatgttacgGTGACTTTTCTAGGGTTCATGAGTTTTATACAATCTGGGTTTCAAGGCTCGTCATTCGAAGCTGAGGGTATTATTAAAATCTCAGTATTTATCATTGTGATTATTATGTGTTCTTGTTTAACTCAGGCCACTACAACAATAAGTGAGAGTCAAATAATGAACATAGGAAGTCATATCTTTCCAAAAGTTATTGAATCACTACTATTGTAATAATGATATACTTTGTGATTTCTCTGATTTTAAGATGTGTCCACAAAGTGTTATTTTCTGCAAGTCTCTTTGAGCACTAAAATGGCATTATACATAGGCTAACAACTAATTTATTATAATGCATCTACAGGTCTCAGTTTTGGATGGATTTGTTTGGAGACTTAAGAGACTCTGGACTATTCAATGGAACCCACGAACACCAGTGCTTACTGAGATTTTGCTTCAGTGATGTTCTGCAGCAAGACCTGGATGAATGTGTGGACCTATGGAACAAGCACCGGATTCGACCAAGCAGACATGCGTCATGTCCAGGAGGGATTCCAAATGAACTGTATCTCTTGCCTCACAGGTAGTAATTATCATATACATTAAGGTGTTGTGGTATAGCCTGAACTGGGATACATTTGGACAATTGTATGTGTTGGTATAATCCATTGTTGAATTTAGAAGCTATCTGTCTCTAACATTGTTTAGAAATAtcaacaagcaaacaaatcTAACAATTACCATTTCAAACCTTGTCCTTTATATCATTGTATCATCTAATTTTGCAGATTTGGTTCAAGGGACTGTGGATTTGCTATTGAGGACAGGCAACTGGATGTGTTTCCTGAGGCAAGGCAGGTGATTGTCTTAAGCGGTGATCCAGACATTGAGGAATACCTACAAGAAGCAGTGGAACAACACAGACTACAACAGCCACAAGACTGGAAGACAGCCTCAGAACTGTACATCACTCTGAAGGAAATAGCTGGGCTATAGATATGGACTCAGATCAGAACCCATGTTTCTACCTTTCTTAGGTTTACCTAAGGTTTCTAAATGGACATATTTAAAAAGAACCCTGTAGTGTTTTGCTTTAATACATCTTTATTACATCTTGAAATGTAGCGATGTAAAACACAGGGAAcagcaaaaaatgaaaaatacataaatCAGGACACTGCTCTCGCTCTAAGTAAGTTGCTATGCAAGTAGCTAACTGCACCGATTTGAACATTGTACAGAAGCACTCTAACTGGTGAACTATTACTTACATGTCCCAAATGGCCTTTTAACGAGAGGCagtacagttacagtacataTGCAAACAAGCAGAAATTGCTTTGAAAGGCATTATTCTGACCAGAGATGAGAAaagtaaaagacaaaaaatacataaaatagaGCCTAAATCAAGCTAGCTCAATTTATGATAATGCATGAATGTGCATTTGGCAACTAAAAACACCCAAAGCCTGGCGCATTTAGGATGCCGAACTCCATATTCTTTGTAAAGACACTGTAGGAGTCGAGTAGTGGGAGCTTGAGTGTGTTTGAACATGTGGTTGCCATTGGAAGCGGCGAATCATTTAAAAACTCCACAGTTGGATGAGGTGTTATTCCCGCTGGTGGAAGTGCTGACAAGCCAGTGGCAAACATTAGCACATCTTGCAGGGACACAGCCAACACTTCATCTGAAAAGAGAAATTCAACAATGTAGTAGTgcatttctatatttctataaATAAACTAAAACTTACAAATATTCGCTATACAATTCATATATTTTACAGTCGTGGAACAATGCCAGAGATCACTTTAAGACTTTCTCTGGTTTTACTATGTATAGGTAGGTGTTTGAGTGAGCAAACATGGACAGTTACCGTTGGGAAGGGGATAGTTACAGGTGTGAAACACCCATCTCATCACTATTCATGTTGAAATAGGTACTGGCTTCActttatctttctttttcaggaTTTGTATTGGAATTacaaaacatttttgaatgCTCTTTGTACTTTTATGAAGCCAAAACGTATGTTTACAAGATTCAAATGTCAAAAGTCTTGGTCAGATATGTTTATAGTGTGATTTTTTGAAAGATCTGAAGACAGGtttctgtgtggttgtgtttacacagaattataataaaaaatcatttcatttcattcacctTACTCTCATATTATTATTGCTGGGGTtttctagaatataaccatatgtgccattACTGCATAGATGTTCTTAGTTAGATGAAATACTTAAAAATGTCAAGGTGTAGCTGACAACCTCAAACTGTCTGAAGGGCCTTAGACCTCAGAATGTTAAAGAAACATTTGTAAGAGTGGTGTGTCAATGTTTTCTGCGACTGTATATCTAACAAAACAGCCAGGACAAACCTTCACATTCCATTAGAAAATCGGCCCAAAATCCGATAACTTTGGTTTCTTTCTGCCACCTGTTGCTTCCCTTTGTGCTGAAGCCTGGGCTGAACAGATGCTCTATTTCTGAAGCAGTCAGTGTCTTTGTAGAatagcacaggagaggagacagcaCATCAGGATGCTTCTGGACTGAAGCCAAAAACTCCAGACTAGCCAGTCCGTCTTTGAATCTATGAAGGACAATTATTGTGTAAGACATAGGTGTGAAATCAATACAACCAGACATatagcagcagtgtgtgcaaAATACCTGAAGATAAGAGTTGTTGAGAATTGTTGTATGAGATCAaatagacaaaatgtcatgtacAGAAATTAGATGTGATGTCAAGATCATGATTAGGACTTTTCCCCTAAAAATGTTGGTTTTACAATGTAAGAGACAGAAGTGTGTTTACTGCTTAACAAAgtgcaaacatttatttgagCTTGAGACACTAAGGAAAAATTAACAGATAAGCCAGATGTTATTTAAGGGTCAAATGGAGCATAACCAAAGATGGTACTGAATCATTATGGTTTCAAACTGCTAATCCATTAGTACTCGCTGGTTACACAAGGTAATTATGTATGATGGGGGAGCTCAAACCAGGGGGAGCTCAAAAAACATCTTTCAATTGAATCTAGTGGACATGCTCATGTAAAAGTTAAATGTGTCTATAACAAAGTTTACTCAGTGTAAGACTGTACTTCATGACTTGCACAATTATCTGTACTTTGTGGCTCATATAATAATGGAACCTAAATTTAGCTAGAATTGTTCATTAGATTAAAATGTTTTGACCAGCATTTTCCAGCAAAAAGAGGACAGAGCAACATTGTGAGACATTTGCCACTGTCTCACAATGTGCCAATGGCTGAAGTGATATGCAATTTGTAGTGACTGACTGAATGTTGGATCAGTTAAAAACTAAATCATTACATTTTTGGATgattgctgaaaaaaaaaaaggttttaaataTTACCGTTGAATGGCAATGTGGTTGCGGTCTATAATGTACCATTTGAGGTACTCCTCCACAAGTGCATGCTTCTGACAAGCTTTGACAGGTCGGAAGCATCCAGCTGTTTGGAACATTGAGCTGTTTTGCAAAATTATATTTTGCAAAGACTCCTCTGATTCGGCTTCCTGGACCTATTTAAAAACATAAGGCCAACCCCAAAAACATCCATGCTTGTTTACTCAATGCTTTACATCCATGCTTGATGAATACAAATCTAACATAAAAAAGATGCAATGACTTTTACATCTCGTTGAAATAAGTGGAAATCTGTCCCTTTAAATAAGTACAATTTTCCATCTCGAGTCTACTTTTACTTTCAATTCAACACATTTTCAGGTGTCCTCTAAACTCCTTTCTTGAGTCGAAATAATTTTCTACCTGATGTAGAACTCTCCCTATATCCTCATCTTTTACATCTTCCACAGTTGCGCTGAAACCTGGCTTCCCTATTATGTGGTTGACAAGGTCCTTTGAGACGAAATGTGGTGCTGGTCCCCCGTGTACAATGGACACAGCAATCATCTTGCCTGCAAGATAGTACTCATCTTCCCTGACAGCTGTTATAAAGTACAGAATTATCATACATAATTATCATCAGTGGAGAATTATCTAGACAATTATCTAAAACTTCTCATTGGACTATTACAACAAAAAACCCACCTGAGGGATTGTACACAAGATAGCGTTTTTCTGGAGGTCCGTCGAAGATGGGACGATTTCTCAGGTGAGTCATAAGAAGTGTGAGGAATTCTCGCCTCGGCCCACCTGTGTCCAACCCTTCTTCAAAAGAACCTGCATCATCTGTGAACTTCACAAAGATGTCACTTTTTTCGTAGTATGAGCTGCGTCGAAAGCCTCTTACAGCTCCATCCCATACATCAGATCTCGATATATTGAACCTGCTGACTTTCTTGTGGTCAATTGCAAGTGCCAAATTTGCAATTATTTCAGAGGCCTGCACAGTTGTGAGTctagaaaaaagggagaaatgTATTTTAGACATTAAAAACAGAAGCACAAAGCACAGTAGATACTTCATTAACAAAAATCTTTCACTCCATATTCTTTGCATATATCCTGAGTCCTGACATGTAATTGACACTAGAGACCCTGAGAAGCCAATCTGTAAAATAATGAGCAAGTTCTTTATTCTTATTAACTTAATTACAATGGACTCTCATCAAACACACTTCTCAACAACTGGACCTGATACCAGTAGTTACAGGCACAGAATGTCAATTTTTTCCTCACATTTGTATGATTTTATTTTGGACAGAGTAGAGAGCTAGTTAATTTTTACTTGTGCCAATATAACTCACTCAGATTTTTCTGAGGGCATGTCCTCCTTTTCCTCTAGAAAGACaacttcatcttcatcatcgtcAATGACAATAGGTGCAAAAAGGTTGGTGTACTTCCTACAAAAGAAAGACACCATGCACACAATGTACTGTAATTATAGACACAGATAAATGCAGATCCAATTAAATCAAACTAATAAAATTGTTGATGAACTCTTCCAGCTTAAACTAAATATCTAATCTTTGTCAGGAGATAAATGTGTTTTTACTTCTCAATAATGTTTTGTCTACCAATCTATATATaattacacaaaacacacctgTAACAGGAGCTCTCGACATCAACACACCTGGCTTTGTATTCCCCCTGAAAGAAAAGCAAAACTTAAACACAACTACAATACATAATACCATGATAATGGGTTTAGTTTAATAGACTTTGGTCTAAAGGTATAAATGTAACGTCATAAACACACTTTGGACGATGGCTCCTCTCTCTTTACTGcaggatggagagatagaggataTTTTGTACCCACAGGCATCATACTTAACATTTCCTCACTAAATTGTAGAAGAGTTGCCAGAAGTTTTTCCTATGAGGATCAATTAAGTAATTGTTGTCTTATTAGACCATATAATAGTTGCATTGATGGTGTCTATTAGTTAGTTATTCTTTTGTTTCATACCTAAAGTCATAGAACAGTGAGGAAAACAGAGACTCTATGTAACTAATGCTCCATTACCTGATGTACTTCAGTACCCCTCAACCCCTCGTCATCATTCCTGAGGGCAAACAAAGCAAAAGTCATAGTGTACCCCAAAATATTTTGGTAACAttgcaaaaccaaacaaacactgattgtcactctctctctcacacacagacacacacacacacacacacacacacacacacacacagacacacacacttacacctggTCAGGCTCTTCGTGTACAGGACTGCTTTTGTGGGGAGGTTCAAATACCTGTAGTAAAGACATAATTTATTTCTAATacaaatatttgtttatttgtggtaGGCCAGTGTCAAAAATCCACACAAGTCGTTAATCTAAATACGTTTTAAATTACACTGACCAGTGTATCAGCTAGATCTAATTCTTGATTTTGAATTCTTGATCTTGTTGTTTTTATTACAATCTCAGGGTCGGAGTCAAATGTGTCTGGCAATTCtctgaaaactgaaaaaaatgaaCATAAGCGTTACAAATGTTCTCTTATGTAAACTATGTTCTTTTCTGCTGTTGGTGTGTTCTCTCGATACCATTGTAAATAAGGTATTTTTAAAGAATATAATTAGAATGATTATAACTGCTTTACCTTTCTCAAAGTCTTCTTTCTGGCAGATAAAAATCACGATTCGCTGATACTGCTTGCCAATTTCTTCCTTGTATGCTTTTAGAGAAAATGGTATTTGTGTCCCAGGGATATTAATAACTTCAGAACCATCTGGATAAAGAAGGAGGAAAGGTCCTTCATCCAGGTCTTTGTTGAAGTCCCTCATTTTCCTCACTGCCTCATCAAGGAGATCGGGGCCACTGATGTCAGGATGTGTAGAAAGGGAAATAGATCTCCCACGCCATGGCTTAAGAACACCACCTCTCCCAAGTGTCATTAAACCAATATTTATCTGcaaaacacatacataaatatggACTGTTGGTGGGTAATGTTTAAAGATCGATGTTTACTTAAAATGAGTTGGATACAAATTGGACAATCATCAACTTGATAAAAATATCACTCAAAACAGAGTGACCCATCATTTATGTTAAAatagcctttattgtcattatatAATGAGCTGTATGACTGAATTACGAGGTTAGAATGGAGGGTTGGTTGTAAACAGCAGATTACTTTTTGATACAGGTAACTGGCAATACAATGATTTGCATGCCATCGTTACATATTTATCATACAagaaactagcacaaaagtgaAAACGTGTACTATGGTCGTGGCACAGAAGCACATTAGTATTATGCAAAAAACACAAAAGCTAGTTAACAGTTGTTCATTCTAACTCTGAGCTGTAACTAACTTACCTGTACTTTACAGATCTTTGGCTTAGATTTTTTGCCAC includes:
- the LOC134100927 gene encoding G2/M phase-specific E3 ubiquitin-protein ligase-like, whose product is MYRRTANQAKAFAKEMFCPNCGKSYDQKPNYCSECGRKLQEDGGHQVSRPSTTQNPTIGTFLEYRKCKGEERAKFSCGKKSKPKICKVQINIGLMTLGRGGVLKPWRGRSISLSTHPDISGPDLLDEAVRKMRDFNKDLDEGPFLLLYPDGSEVINIPGTQIPFSLKAYKEEIGKQYQRIVIFICQKEDFEKVFRELPDTFDSDPEIVIKTTRSRIQNQELDLADTLVFEPPHKSSPVHEEPDQVNDDEGLRGTEVHQGEYKARCVDVESSCYRKYTNLFAPIVIDDDEDEVVFLEEKEDMPSEKSELTTVQASEIIANLALAIDHKKVSRFNISRSDVWDGAVRGFRRSSYYEKSDIFVKFTDDAGSFEEGLDTGGPRREFLTLLMTHLRNRPIFDGPPEKRYLVYNPSAVREDEYYLAGKMIAVSIVHGGPAPHFVSKDLVNHIIGKPGFSATVEDVKDEDIGRVLHQVQEAESEESLQNIILQNSSMFQTAGCFRPVKACQKHALVEEYLKWYIIDRNHIAIQRFKDGLASLEFLASVQKHPDVLSPLLCYSTKTLTASEIEHLFSPGFSTKGSNRWQKETKVIGFWADFLMECEDEVLAVSLQDVLMFATGLSALPPAGITPHPTVEFLNDSPLPMATTCSNTLKLPLLDSYSVFTKNMEFGILNAPGFGCF